The following proteins come from a genomic window of Montipora capricornis isolate CH-2021 chromosome 9, ASM3666992v2, whole genome shotgun sequence:
- the LOC138015379 gene encoding protein Wnt-7b-like isoform X2 has protein sequence MEIHQAIEIMGIILATVFANHLMEANKLFVVSSVATEIRPSMICSRIPGLSLKQKNMCEEHPRLINCIREGYQKGADECKFQFRKNRWNCSLLGQISAFDDRAIPGTKEAAFTQAITSAGVVYTITRACSMGNLSECNCDRKLWTGKASKKGWLWGGCSVDISYGLNLSSRFVNGRRYRQDGIYLMNKHNNRAGRQALKEALEIKCHCHGPSQSCATRTCWQALPSSFRKVGLLLKDLYEKTVWVKPNKISSPYGKRDAYLTLMSDNYKKPAQGELAYMDYSPNYCERNVQKRIPGTMERVCNKTSNGEDSCELLCCGRGYNTHDFVRKYRCHCKFYWCCYVKCKKCKERLEVFKCK, from the exons ATGGAAATCCATCAGGCTATAGAAATAATGGGCATCATACTTGCAACTGTTTTTGCAAATCACCTGATGGAGGCGAATAAGTTATT TGTTGTTTCGTCAGTCGCCACCGAAATTAGACCAAGCATGATTTGTAGCCGCATACCTGGACTGTCTcttaaacagaaaaatatgTGCGAAGAACACCCCAGACTTATCAATTGCATAAGAGAAGGTTACCAAAAAGGCGCAGATGAATGCAAATTTCAGTTTCGTAAAAACAGATGGAACTGCAGTCTTCTTGGACAGATATCAGCCTTTGATGACAGAGCTATAC CCGGAACCAAGGAAGCGGCGTTTACACAGGCTATAACTTCCGCGGGAGTTGTATACACTATTACCAGAGCTTGCAGTATGGGAAACCTTAGTGAGTGTAATTGCGACAGGAAACTGTGGACGGGAAAGGCGAGCAAGAAAGGTTGGCTGTGGGGAGGGTGTTCTGTCGATATCAGCTATGGATTAAACCTCTCCAGTCGTTTCGTGAACGGTCGTCGATACAGGCAGGATGGCATATACCTGATGAACAAGCATAACAACAGAGCAGGCAGGCAG GCACTCAAAGAAGCTCTGGAAATTAAATGCCACTGCCATGGCCCTTCCCAATCATGTGCAACAAGAACATGCTGGCAGGCGCTTCCAAGTTCATTTAGAAAAGTAGGGCTTCTTTTAAAAGACCTCTACGAAAAAACTGTTTGGGTGAAACCTAACAAAATTTCCTCGCCCTATGGAAAACGAGATGCTTATCTAACGCTTATGTCGGACAACTACAAGAAGCCTGCTCAGGGAGAATTGGCTTACATGGACTATTCACCAAATTACTGTGAGCGAAATGTCCAAAAGAGAATTCCAGGGACTATGGAACGTGTGTGCAACAAGACATCAAATGGAGAGGACAGCTGCGAGCTTCTGTGCTGCGGTCGCGGATACAACACTCATGACTTCGTTAGAAAATATCGCTGCCATTGCAAATTTTATTGGTGCTGCTATGTGAAATGTAAGAAATGCAAGGAGCGCTTGGAAGTGTTCAAATGCAAGTGA
- the LOC138015379 gene encoding protein Wnt-7b-like isoform X1, translating to MEIHQAIEIMGIILATVFANHLMEANKLFVVSSVATEIRPSMICSRIPGLSLKQKNMCEEHPRLINCIREGYQKGADECKFQFRKNRWNCSLLGQISAFDDRAIPGTKEAAFTQAITSAGVVYTITRACSMGNLSECNCDRKLWTGKASKKGWLWGGCSVDISYGLNLSSRFVNGRRYRQDGIYLMNKHNNRAGRQVVKEKLVLQCKCHGISGACSTRTCWRTLPSLREIGKRVKELYNHAIRVEVVMTNTNGGLIAEYLVLSSDKDKKPLSPSLVYIRELNDYVYCMSNETLGTIGTKDRICNLTGLGQDRCSYLCCGRGYNTHNFTQVSRCKCKFHWCCEVRCKTCVQNVVKHTCK from the exons ATGGAAATCCATCAGGCTATAGAAATAATGGGCATCATACTTGCAACTGTTTTTGCAAATCACCTGATGGAGGCGAATAAGTTATT TGTTGTTTCGTCAGTCGCCACCGAAATTAGACCAAGCATGATTTGTAGCCGCATACCTGGACTGTCTcttaaacagaaaaatatgTGCGAAGAACACCCCAGACTTATCAATTGCATAAGAGAAGGTTACCAAAAAGGCGCAGATGAATGCAAATTTCAGTTTCGTAAAAACAGATGGAACTGCAGTCTTCTTGGACAGATATCAGCCTTTGATGACAGAGCTATAC CCGGAACCAAGGAAGCGGCGTTTACACAGGCTATAACTTCCGCGGGAGTTGTATACACTATTACCAGAGCTTGCAGTATGGGAAACCTTAGTGAGTGTAATTGCGACAGGAAACTGTGGACGGGAAAGGCGAGCAAGAAAGGTTGGCTGTGGGGAGGGTGTTCTGTCGATATCAGCTATGGATTAAACCTCTCCAGTCGTTTCGTGAACGGTCGTCGATACAGGCAGGATGGCATATACCTGATGAACAAGCATAACAACAGAGCAGGCAGGCAG GTGGTTAAAGAAAAGTTGGTTTTACAATGCAAATGCCATGGGATTTCAGGAGCCTGTTCCACTCGCACCTGCTGGAGGACTTTGCCTTCGCTTAGGGAGATCGGAAAGCGCGTAAAGGAGCTCTACAACCATGCTATTCGCGTTGAGGTCGTGATGACAAATACCAACGGCGGCTTAATTGCTGAATATCTTGTTCTATCATCAGACAAAGACAAAAAGCCGCTTTCCCCGAGTCTGGTGTATATAAGAGAACTTAATGACTACGTATACTGTATGAGCAATGAGACATTGGGCACTATCGGAACAAAAGATCGGATCTGTAACTTAACGGGGCTTGGCCAGGACCGTTGTAGCTATTTGTGCTGCGGGCGCGGATACAACACGCACAACTTCACGCAGGTGTCACGatgcaaatgcaaatttcattggTGCTGTGAGGTCAGATGCAAGACGTGTGTTCAAAATGTTGTAAAGCATACTTGCAAGTAA